A DNA window from Arachis hypogaea cultivar Tifrunner chromosome 18, arahy.Tifrunner.gnm2.J5K5, whole genome shotgun sequence contains the following coding sequences:
- the LOC112769168 gene encoding large ribosomal subunit protein uL23, with protein MAPAKVDSSKKADPKAQALKTAKAVKSGATFKKKAKKIRTKVTFHRPKTLKKDRNPKYPRISAPPRNKLDHYQILKYPLTTESAMKKIEDNNTLVFIVDLRADKKKIKDAVKKMYDIQAKKVNTLIRPDGTKKAYVRLTPDYDALDVANKIGII; from the exons ATGGCCCCAGCTAAAG TTGATAGTTCAAAGAAGGCTGATCCAAAGGCTCAGGCCTTGAAAACTGCTAAGGCAGTGAAGTCAGGTGCTACCTTTAAGAAGAAGGCCAAGAAGATCAGAACAAAGGTCACATTCCATCGCCCTAAGACTTTGAAGAAGGATAGGAACCCCAAATACCCCCGCATTAGTGCCCCACCAAGGAACAAGCTTGACCATTATCAAATTCTGAAATACCCTCTCACAACCGAGTCGGCAATGAAGAAGATTGAAGACAACAACACTTTGGTTTTCATTGTTGACTTGCGTGCTGACAAGAAGAAGATCAAGGATGCAGTGAAGAAAATGTATGACATCCAGGCCAAGAAAGTAAACACTTTGATCAG GCCTGATGGAACCAAGAAGGCTTATGTTAGGTTGACACCTGATTATGATGCCTTGGATGTAGCAAACAAGATTGGAATCATCTAA
- the LOC112769163 gene encoding monofunctional riboflavin biosynthesis protein RIBA 3, chloroplastic gives MDSASFFPHPLIGHVITSSSLQQRSYSSHHNNHSGRFGIWRNNRLLNSASCAIGYEFFDENGNLKRNNENGSLLGDASKQFSSSSSSSAPFGTLNAEITQETTDFFVSDAEGDPDCPSKGYSSIEQALNALRQGKFVIVVDDENGDVEGNLVMAASLTSTKDIAFLIRHGSGIVSVGMKQEDLQRLNLPLMSPETEDEDSSAPTFTITVDAKFGTSTGVSAADRAKTVLALSSPESNSEDFRKPGHVFPLKYRNGGVLRRAGHTEASVDLVSLAGLPPVSVLSALVNDEDGSMSSLPTLTNLALEYNFPIVSITDLIRYRRKREELVVRTCVSRLPTKWGDFEAYCYSSKLDGTEHVAVVKGEIGDGQDVLVRVHSECLTGDIFGSARCDCGNQLDLAMQLIEEAGRGVVVYLRGHEGRGIGLGHKLKAYNLQDQGHDTVQANIELGLAVDAREYGIGAQILRDIGVRTMRLMTNNPAKFVGLKGYGLAVIGRVPVLTPITEENKRYLETKRIKMGHVYASDLQGSLPGFNHDSTVNKQDSQENT, from the exons ATGGACTCAGCTTCATTCTTCCCTCATCCTTTGATTGGCCACGTCATCACCAGCTCAAG CTTGCAACAACGATCATATAGCAGCCATCATAATAATCACAGTGGGAGATTTGGCATATGGAGGAACAACAGGTTGTTGAATTCAGCTTCTTGTGCTATTGGATATGAATTCTTTGATGAAAATGGTAACTTGAAAAGGAACAATGAAAATGGGTCCCTCTTAGGTGATGCTTCAAAACAgttttcgtcttcttcttcttcttcagcaccatTTGGAACATTGAACGCTGAAATAACACAGGAAACTACTGATTTCTTTGTGAGTGATGCTGAAGGTGATCCAGATTGTCCCTCTAAGGGTTACTCTTCCATTGAGCAAGCACTTAATGCACTTCGCCAAGGAAAG tttGTGATTGTGGTAGATGATGAAAATGGTGATGTTGAAGGAAACCTTGTAATGGCAGCATCTCTGACTAGTACCAAGGATATAGCCTTTTTGATTAGGCATGGATCAGGGATTGTTTCTGTTGGCATGAAACAAGAGGATCTTCAAAGACTCAACCTTCCTCTCATGTCACCAGAAACTGAAGATGAAGATTCTTCAGCCCCAACCTTTACTATCACAGTG GATGCAAAATTTGGAACTTCAACAGGCGTATCAGCCGCGGACAGAGCGAAAACAGTTCTTGCTCTATCATCTCCAGAGTCTAACTCAGAAGATTTTAGAAAGCCAGGTCATGTGTTTCCCTTGAAGTACAGAAATGGTGGGGTTCTAAGGAGAGCAGGTCACACTGAGGCTTCAGTTGATCTGGTTTCACTTGCTGGATTGCCACCAGTTTCTGTTCTTTCAGCTCTTGTTAATGATGAGGATGGTTCCATGTCTTCTTTGCCCACTCTAACAAACTTAGCATTGGAATACAACTTTCCTATTGTCTCAATCACTGATTTGATAAG GTACCGGAGAAAGCGCGAAGAATTGGTTGTAAGAACTTGTGTTTCAAGGTTGCCTACGAAATGGGGTGATTTTGAAGCATATTGCTACAGCTCAAAGTTAGATGGAACTGAACATGTGGCTGTTGTGAAG GGAGAGATAGGAGATGGACAAGATGTGCTAGTGAGAGTGCATTCAGAATGTTTAACTGGTGACATATTTGGATCAGCTCGGTGTGACTGTGGAAACCAACTAGATTTGGCAATGCAGTTAATAGAAGAAGCAGGAAGAGGAGTAGTTGTGTATCTTAGAGGTCATGAAGGAAGAGGCATTGGACTTGGTCACAAACTTAAAGCCTATAATTTACAGGACCAAGGACATGACACTGTCCAAGCCAACATTGAACTTGGTTTAGCCGTTGATGCTCGTGAGTATGGGATTGGAGCCCAG ATTCTGAGAGACATAGGAGTTCGAACTATGCGGCTAATGACTAACAATCCAGCCAAGTTTGTTGGTCTAAAAGGGTATGGTTTGGCAGTCATAGGACGTGTTCCTGTGTTGACACCAATCACGGAGGAAAACAAGCGATACCTCGAAACTAAAAGGATAAAGATGGGTCATGTTTATGCCTCTGATTTACAAGGATCATTACCTGGATTCAACCATGATTCAACTGTAAATAAACAAGACTCACAAGAGAATACATAG
- the LOC112769165 gene encoding uncharacterized protein — translation MEDPLGSIFNSHHESADELRQKLSLTRIELETLRSENVELTNLLNMAQQERDEARNQLQKMMKALKMMKGFCVDDNNNNKNNNLVSLAAIANNTKANSSITESNSLSRVSSPVDAVSSSPEFSNMNVNNVVDSGCFFYEKPDLDPADALIECLAKGKVLPQQGKLLDAVVDAGPLLRSLIPAGPLPTFRNPPPLQDIKVPPLSVKGLDSSGIIELGNSFATTTNTCSWNSPSSVLNFGGGGSWNNVLPLTSNVSGVMKCAPSRVVRQRI, via the exons ATGGAAGACCCCTTAGGTTCCATATTCAATTCCCATCACGAG AGTGCTGATGAGTTGAGACAAAAGTTGAGCCTAACAAGAATCGAACTGGAGACTTTAAGAAGCGAGAACGTGGAACTGACGAACCTTTTGAACATGGCACAACAAGAGAGAGACGAAGCGAGGAACCAGCTTCAGAAGATGATGAAAGCACTGAAAATGATGAAGGGATTTTGTGTTgacgacaacaacaacaacaagaacaacaacCTCGTATCACTTGCCGCCATTGCTAACAACACTAAAGCAAACTCAAGCATCACAGAATCAAACAGCCTCTCACGTGTTTCTTCTCCCGTTGATGCTGTTTCTTCATCACCAGAATTCTCAAACATGAACGTTAACAACGTTGTTGACTCTGGTTGTTTCTTCTATGAGAAGCCTGATCTTGATCCTGCAGATGCATTGATTGAGTGTCTCGCCAAGGGGAAAGTGTTGCCGCAGCAGGGGAAGCTTCTTGATGCTGTGGTGGACGCAGGTCCATTGCTCCGGTCTCTCATTCCGGCGGGGCCTCTTCCCACGTTTCGAAACCCGCCGCCATTACAGGACATCAAGGTTCCACCACTTTCAGTCAAAGGACTTGATTCCAGTGGGATCATTGAGTTGGGAAATTCCTTTGCAACAACAACAAACACTTGTTCTTGGAATTCACCTTCCTCTGTTCTCAACTTcggtggtggtggttcttggaacaATGTTTTGCCGTTGACTTCAAATGTTTCTGGAGTCATGAAGTGTGCCCCGTCAAGGGTTGTGAGACAAAGGATTTGA